A section of the Phormidium ambiguum IAM M-71 genome encodes:
- a CDS encoding glycosyltransferase family 2 protein, whose translation MSIDLPLISVIIPAYNAEAFIAETLHSVLSQTYPNIEILVVDDGSQDSTPNIVELFAEKNPHIILLRQSNKGVAAARNLAIEKSKGEYIAPIDADDIWFPEKLEKQMQVMLESDRSLGIVYAWSVYINEDSTLTKTCQTSYFEGNIYIPLLYGNCLGNASSPLIRRSCINQVGGYSCQLKEQQAQGCEDWDIYLRIAEYYKVKVVPEVLIGYRQVIGSMSFNAVAMKKSFQLVFTNTQQRYPEIPASIYHWSSSNFNWYLALRSYQCGDHWSTIFYIYQAAKLDYLPLLRPSFYKLLVKSILKIIAKPITSLIWPEHRDWLKFKRKFRFFNSVIDIPELNEMYKKNHQKFPWKHYIVFISKRCSQIEKQWKPADRKLTLNSVNNRVSSL comes from the coding sequence ATGAGTATTGATTTACCACTAATTTCAGTTATTATACCAGCTTACAACGCGGAAGCTTTTATCGCTGAAACTTTGCATTCTGTCTTATCTCAAACTTACCCAAATATCGAAATATTAGTTGTCGATGATGGGTCGCAAGACAGCACACCAAATATTGTAGAATTATTTGCTGAAAAAAATCCCCATATTATTTTATTACGACAATCAAATAAAGGTGTGGCAGCCGCCCGGAATTTAGCAATTGAAAAGTCTAAAGGAGAATATATTGCCCCCATTGATGCTGATGATATTTGGTTTCCAGAAAAACTGGAAAAGCAAATGCAAGTAATGCTGGAATCCGATCGATCGCTAGGGATAGTATATGCTTGGTCAGTATATATTAATGAAGACAGTACATTAACTAAAACCTGTCAAACTTCCTATTTTGAGGGAAATATTTACATACCTCTACTATATGGCAATTGTTTAGGTAATGCCAGTTCGCCGCTGATTCGTCGTAGCTGCATTAATCAAGTTGGAGGCTACAGCTGTCAGTTAAAAGAACAACAAGCACAAGGATGTGAAGATTGGGATATTTATTTACGGATTGCTGAATACTATAAAGTTAAGGTTGTACCGGAAGTATTGATTGGCTATCGTCAAGTGATTGGTAGTATGTCTTTCAATGCTGTGGCAATGAAAAAGTCTTTTCAATTAGTTTTTACAAATACTCAACAACGTTACCCGGAAATACCTGCTAGTATTTATCATTGGTCGAGCAGTAATTTTAATTGGTATTTGGCATTAAGATCGTATCAGTGTGGCGATCATTGGAGTACTATATTTTACATATACCAGGCGGCAAAGTTAGATTACTTACCTCTGTTACGTCCGAGTTTTTATAAGCTATTGGTGAAAAGCATTTTAAAAATAATAGCTAAACCAATTACTTCTTTAATTTGGCCTGAACATCGAGACTGGTTAAAGTTCAAACGAAAATTTAGGTTCTTTAATTCAGTAATTGACATTCCCGAACTTAATGAAATGTATAAAAAAAATCACCAAAAATTCCCCTGGAAGCATTATATTGTGTTTATTTCAAAAAGGTGTTCTCAGATTGAAAAACAGTGGAAACCTGCCGATCGCAAATTAACTTTAAATTCAGTTAATAATCGAGTTTCATCTTTATAG
- a CDS encoding ArnT family glycosyltransferase, producing the protein MMYIKKELWFGKTIEQKFSNILQVKTFGEKLWIFLAFLTLSVVTIAAIFWIFAHPYGTNWDESRYVNRIYRDVTLFQQGGIGEFLKGVINEDRSRPPAYRLIALPFNLLFGVNPATMRLVSLASLWVTLGFIYLAAKRIAGVTAGAFSVIFVAICPIIIAGNMRFYVDYPLQLAIAAILYFILLDWDREEERKISWIGFGIALGLGGLAKPPILFIALPMMAVTLFLNWRKIIIKPNLSWMLKGVTLSLVIMLPWWIFNFKPALAKAFLSGKFVRHSLGEKGSLMTFAKWLFSFSQSLLGSGLTILFLAVIATLLTQLLSKKFRIKAATVGAIAVCLAGSLPMLMLSAMGTNQNTRLISPTLITLAVAIGAIAALTGWTTNKWLTAFATILICFQLTVMVSPTPGEIKYQKGDTASQQLLWGNHTTTMKRREQWDWSPVREIVNQQKITNPLITYLGNYGTFNPPQIALPWVRENEPVNVAWLWQYPWGEINWNQVLTAAKSSNVVITAPQLIGGKADKQDLDNQHNAEFVKRLEKMPEFSPPIKLMMGRYQPVEVFVFINKKADSTKLPAEIRRLDIF; encoded by the coding sequence ATGATGTATATCAAAAAAGAACTTTGGTTTGGTAAAACCATTGAGCAAAAATTTAGCAATATTTTGCAAGTAAAAACCTTTGGAGAAAAACTTTGGATTTTTCTAGCGTTTCTCACTCTAAGCGTAGTAACAATTGCTGCAATTTTTTGGATTTTTGCTCATCCTTATGGTACTAATTGGGATGAATCTCGATACGTTAATCGGATTTACAGAGATGTAACTCTTTTTCAGCAAGGTGGAATTGGTGAATTTCTCAAAGGTGTCATTAATGAAGATAGAAGTAGACCTCCAGCTTATCGATTAATCGCCTTACCTTTTAACTTATTGTTTGGTGTTAATCCAGCAACTATGAGGTTAGTATCCCTGGCATCTTTGTGGGTAACTTTAGGATTTATTTACCTAGCAGCAAAAAGAATTGCAGGCGTAACAGCCGGAGCATTTTCTGTGATTTTTGTGGCAATTTGTCCAATTATTATTGCTGGTAATATGCGATTTTATGTAGATTATCCACTACAACTAGCTATTGCCGCTATTCTTTATTTTATATTACTAGATTGGGACAGAGAAGAAGAAAGAAAAATTAGTTGGATTGGTTTTGGTATTGCTTTAGGTTTGGGAGGATTAGCTAAACCACCAATTTTATTTATTGCTTTGCCAATGATGGCTGTTACGCTGTTTCTGAATTGGCGGAAAATTATCATCAAACCTAATTTGAGTTGGATGCTCAAAGGTGTAACATTATCGCTAGTTATTATGTTACCTTGGTGGATTTTCAACTTTAAACCTGCTCTAGCAAAAGCTTTTCTTTCCGGGAAATTTGTCCGTCATTCATTAGGAGAAAAAGGTTCTTTAATGACCTTTGCAAAATGGTTATTTTCTTTTTCTCAATCATTACTTGGTTCAGGGTTGACTATTTTATTTTTGGCAGTAATTGCTACTTTACTTACCCAGTTATTAAGCAAGAAATTCCGAATTAAAGCGGCAACAGTTGGAGCGATCGCAGTTTGTTTAGCTGGTAGTTTACCCATGCTAATGCTCTCAGCAATGGGAACGAATCAAAACACTCGATTAATTTCTCCCACCTTAATTACATTAGCAGTAGCGATCGGTGCGATCGCAGCCTTAACCGGATGGACAACTAACAAATGGTTAACGGCTTTTGCCACCATCCTCATCTGTTTTCAACTCACTGTCATGGTATCACCAACCCCAGGAGAAATTAAATATCAAAAAGGTGATACCGCATCTCAACAATTACTTTGGGGCAATCATACCACAACCATGAAACGCCGCGAACAATGGGATTGGTCGCCCGTCCGAGAAATCGTCAATCAACAAAAAATTACCAATCCATTAATTACTTATTTAGGTAACTATGGCACTTTCAATCCCCCACAAATTGCCCTACCTTGGGTAAGAGAAAATGAACCAGTAAATGTAGCATGGCTTTGGCAATACCCTTGGGGAGAAATTAACTGGAATCAAGTACTCACAGCAGCTAAATCTAGCAATGTAGTCATCACTGCGCCACAACTAATTGGAGGAAAAGCAGACAAACAAGATTTAGACAATCAACACAATGCTGAATTTGTCAAACGGTTAGAAAAAATGCCAGAATTTTCTCCACCTATTAAACTTATGATGGGGCGTTATCAACCAGTGGAAGTCTTCGTCTTCATCAACAAAAAAGCCGACTCCACCAAATTACCAGCAGAAATTCGTCGCTTAGATATCTTTTAA
- a CDS encoding glycosyltransferase family 2 protein, whose product MNTAIISQNPNKQNNFRNQPDVSVVVPIYNEVESLPHLIDAISSTLINSGLTYEMILVDDGSRDGSTQLLREQARLRTDLRAVLLRRNYGQTPAMAAGFNYAKGRVVVTLDGDLQNDPADIPVLMAKLEEGYDLVSGWRKNRKDGAINRLLPSKIANWLIGKVTGVKLHDYGCSLKAYRSELVADMNLYGELHRFLPALAYIEGARITEIPVRHHARRFGKSKYGIGRTFRVLMDLLTIWFMKKFLTRPMHVFGLLGLASMFTGVLIGGYLTFVKLGLGEEIGNRPLLVLAVVLLLAGVQLFGFGLLAELLMRTYHESQGRPIYRVREVVDAIAQNGDR is encoded by the coding sequence ATGAACACTGCCATCATTTCCCAAAACCCTAACAAACAAAACAACTTTCGTAATCAGCCAGATGTATCAGTTGTCGTCCCAATTTACAACGAAGTAGAAAGTTTACCTCATTTAATTGACGCTATTTCCAGTACCTTAATTAATTCTGGACTGACTTATGAAATGATTTTAGTTGATGATGGTTCCAGAGATGGTTCTACGCAACTACTCCGAGAACAAGCCAGACTCAGAACAGATTTAAGAGCAGTTTTACTCCGCCGAAATTACGGTCAAACTCCGGCAATGGCAGCAGGTTTTAACTATGCTAAAGGACGAGTTGTTGTTACTTTAGATGGCGATTTGCAAAACGATCCAGCTGATATTCCTGTATTAATGGCGAAGTTAGAAGAAGGTTATGATTTAGTGAGTGGCTGGCGGAAAAACCGCAAAGATGGCGCAATAAACAGGTTGCTACCTTCTAAAATTGCTAATTGGTTGATTGGCAAAGTTACAGGTGTAAAATTACATGATTATGGTTGCTCTTTAAAAGCATACCGTTCCGAACTAGTGGCAGATATGAACCTTTACGGCGAATTACATCGCTTTTTACCTGCACTAGCTTACATAGAAGGTGCAAGAATTACTGAAATACCAGTCCGTCACCATGCGCGTCGTTTTGGTAAGAGTAAATATGGTATCGGTCGAACTTTTCGGGTGTTAATGGACTTGTTAACTATTTGGTTTATGAAAAAGTTCCTCACCCGTCCCATGCACGTTTTTGGATTGTTGGGTTTAGCGTCGATGTTCACAGGAGTGTTAATCGGAGGTTATCTCACTTTCGTGAAATTAGGATTAGGAGAGGAGATTGGTAATCGTCCTTTGTTGGTTTTAGCAGTTGTGTTGTTATTGGCTGGTGTGCAATTGTTTGGTTTCGGTTTGTTGGCTGAGTTGCTGATGCGAACTTACCACGAATCTCAGGGAAGACCTATTTATCGGGTGAGAGAAGTGGTAGATGCGATCGCGCAAAATGGCGATCGCTAG
- the moaC gene encoding cyclic pyranopterin monophosphate synthase MoaC, giving the protein MMQDFSENSSLTHLDKSGEARMVDVSAKQATVREAVAAAQVRMSAQTLEAIQAGNAPKGDVLGTARIAGIMAAKQTSTLIPLCHPLPLQKVEVQITADPDLPGYQIRAQVKTKAETGVEMEALTAVSVAALTLYDMAKALEKSMQIEGIRLISKTGGKSGDYLDRKQ; this is encoded by the coding sequence ATGATGCAAGACTTTTCCGAAAATTCTTCTTTAACTCATTTAGATAAAAGCGGAGAAGCGCGTATGGTGGACGTTTCAGCCAAACAAGCCACCGTCAGAGAAGCTGTCGCAGCAGCGCAGGTACGGATGTCAGCCCAGACGTTAGAGGCAATTCAAGCCGGAAACGCCCCCAAAGGAGATGTATTGGGAACGGCGCGGATAGCGGGAATTATGGCAGCAAAACAAACTTCTACCTTAATTCCCCTCTGTCACCCTTTACCCTTGCAAAAAGTAGAGGTGCAGATTACCGCAGATCCAGATTTGCCGGGATATCAAATTCGGGCACAGGTAAAAACTAAGGCGGAAACGGGCGTGGAAATGGAAGCGTTGACTGCGGTTTCCGTGGCGGCTTTAACGCTTTATGATATGGCGAAAGCTTTGGAGAAATCGATGCAGATTGAGGGAATTAGATTAATTAGTAAAACGGGTGGAAAATCGGGAGATTATTTGGATCGAAAACAATAA
- a CDS encoding C40 family peptidase: protein MNLSLSIEYICKTDLNIYDSPSCNRLATQAKVGRYIKVLPNEAEMAVSVCLVEDNYPGWLLKDDLKCLERAENGYETIALSPEEIQSKLPQIIAFTQNAMKQPNCYLWGGTLGPNYDCSGLMQAAFAASGIWIPRDAYQQEAFLAKVTFAELQPGDFVFFGNAEKATHVGLYLGNGCYIHSSGEKLGRNGIAIDELSDRGDDVSKGYYQQLRGFGRVVKSYQVS, encoded by the coding sequence ATGAACCTTAGTCTATCAATTGAGTACATCTGCAAAACAGACCTCAATATATATGATTCTCCTAGCTGTAATCGTTTGGCAACTCAGGCTAAAGTGGGACGTTACATTAAAGTTTTGCCAAATGAAGCAGAAATGGCGGTTTCGGTGTGTTTGGTGGAGGATAATTATCCGGGGTGGCTGTTAAAGGATGATTTAAAGTGCTTGGAGAGGGCGGAAAATGGGTATGAGACGATCGCACTTTCTCCTGAAGAAATCCAAAGTAAACTCCCGCAAATCATTGCTTTTACCCAAAATGCCATGAAACAACCTAATTGTTACCTTTGGGGTGGTACGTTAGGGCCAAATTATGATTGTTCGGGATTGATGCAAGCTGCTTTTGCTGCTTCTGGGATTTGGATTCCGCGAGATGCTTATCAGCAGGAAGCTTTTTTGGCAAAGGTAACTTTTGCGGAGTTACAACCGGGAGATTTTGTCTTTTTTGGTAATGCGGAAAAAGCGACTCATGTAGGTCTTTATTTAGGAAATGGTTGTTATATTCATAGTTCTGGGGAAAAGTTGGGACGTAATGGAATTGCGATCGATGAACTTTCCGATCGGGGAGATGATGTTAGCAAAGGTTATTATCAGCAATTACGCGGTTTTGGCAGAGTGGTAAAAAGTTACCAAGTTAGTTAA
- a CDS encoding serine hydrolase, which produces MSFFRKDEKLETLGNQILQATWAEFPELGHNQVAMTWIVYDPPVVVNTGGALNPETFWQHQVRGFNYRGFDRIYPASVIKLFYLVAVYEWIEKGMIQTSTELERAIRDMIVDSSNDATSLIVDVLTGTTSGPELTTGPFETWKLQRNIVNRYFHSLGWSELETINVNQKTWCDGPYGRERSFVGQMMENRNMLTTNATARLLHSIIGGVAVSSRASQAMMALMKRSLNPADLNMDDENQITGFLGGGLPQNAQIWSKAGWTSQVRHDAAYIEIPDQPPYLLIVFTEGKPHSKNKAILPFISRQVLAATKNL; this is translated from the coding sequence ATGAGCTTTTTCCGCAAAGACGAAAAACTAGAAACTCTGGGTAATCAGATTTTACAGGCAACTTGGGCAGAATTTCCTGAATTAGGACACAACCAAGTAGCTATGACTTGGATAGTCTACGACCCCCCAGTAGTAGTAAATACTGGTGGGGCTTTAAATCCCGAAACCTTTTGGCAGCATCAAGTTCGCGGATTTAACTATCGAGGATTCGATCGCATTTATCCCGCCAGCGTCATCAAGCTATTCTACCTCGTCGCCGTTTACGAATGGATCGAAAAAGGCATGATCCAAACCTCCACCGAGTTAGAAAGAGCCATCCGCGATATGATCGTAGACTCAAGCAACGATGCCACCAGCTTAATCGTCGATGTATTAACAGGCACTACCAGTGGGCCAGAACTCACAACAGGCCCCTTTGAAACATGGAAACTACAGCGGAACATAGTTAACCGCTACTTTCATTCTCTTGGTTGGTCAGAATTAGAAACCATCAACGTCAACCAAAAAACCTGGTGTGATGGCCCCTACGGGCGCGAACGCTCATTTGTGGGCCAAATGATGGAAAATCGCAATATGCTGACCACCAACGCCACCGCCCGCTTACTACATAGCATCATCGGCGGAGTTGCCGTATCCTCCAGGGCATCCCAAGCAATGATGGCTTTAATGAAACGCAGCCTTAACCCCGCAGACTTAAACATGGACGACGAAAACCAAATTACAGGTTTTCTTGGTGGCGGACTTCCCCAAAACGCCCAAATTTGGTCAAAAGCTGGTTGGACAAGTCAAGTCCGTCATGATGCTGCCTACATCGAGATTCCCGACCAACCACCTTACTTGTTAATCGTCTTTACCGAAGGCAAACCCCATAGTAAAAACAAAGCCATTTTACCGTTCATCTCTCGGCAAGTACTCGCCGCCACAAAAAATCTTTGA
- a CDS encoding lysylphosphatidylglycerol synthase domain-containing protein — protein MTTKMTLTKPLKQAFSYLKPYLRWVILGVTLFFLAKALKDHAQEIAEIRINATGWTILAIALGVTLLAHIWSSWVWVWIFHHLKQPIANAWGIPVYLKTNIAKYIPGNIWHFYGRILAAKEVGISPEIATVSVLLEPLLMAAAALIVALIGFQFIGWHKSSFLIWQILGLVIVLIAIHPRILNPVIQKLGKAKKKSTGTVNLETSALKVKSYPLVPLMGEMCFVGLRGVGFLLTLLALGPIDPAQISLLFTAFSLAWVLGLIVPGAPGGMGVFEATALTILGSTFSPPLMLATVALYRMISILAETTAAGLASLYQVIVAKI, from the coding sequence ATGACCACTAAGATGACTCTCACCAAACCCCTAAAGCAAGCATTTTCATACCTAAAGCCCTATTTAAGGTGGGTAATTCTGGGTGTAACGCTGTTTTTTTTGGCTAAAGCATTGAAAGACCATGCTCAAGAAATAGCAGAAATCCGAATTAATGCGACAGGATGGACAATCTTAGCGATCGCGCTTGGCGTTACCCTGCTGGCACACATTTGGTCTAGTTGGGTGTGGGTGTGGATTTTTCATCATCTAAAACAACCGATCGCCAATGCTTGGGGAATCCCCGTTTACCTGAAAACCAACATAGCTAAGTATATTCCCGGAAATATCTGGCATTTCTACGGGAGAATCCTGGCAGCAAAAGAAGTAGGTATTTCACCGGAGATAGCCACTGTTAGCGTTTTGTTGGAACCTTTGCTGATGGCGGCAGCAGCGTTGATAGTTGCGTTAATCGGGTTTCAATTCATCGGATGGCACAAATCATCCTTTTTAATTTGGCAAATATTAGGTTTGGTGATAGTCTTAATAGCTATTCATCCCCGAATTTTAAATCCAGTAATTCAAAAACTAGGCAAAGCAAAGAAAAAGTCCACAGGTACAGTCAACTTAGAGACTAGTGCCTTAAAAGTAAAAAGTTACCCACTAGTACCTTTAATGGGAGAAATGTGTTTTGTCGGTTTGCGAGGTGTAGGCTTTTTGTTAACTTTATTAGCACTTGGGCCGATCGATCCCGCTCAAATATCATTACTATTTACAGCTTTTAGTCTAGCTTGGGTACTGGGTTTAATTGTTCCCGGCGCACCAGGGGGAATGGGAGTGTTTGAAGCCACAGCACTAACAATTTTGGGTTCGACTTTTTCTCCCCCTTTGATGTTAGCTACTGTTGCTTTATACCGCATGATTAGTATTCTGGCTGAAACTACTGCTGCCGGATTAGCAAGTTTATATCAAGTCATTGTCGCCAAAATTTAA